The sequence TCCCACATCTTTGCGGTGTCGCTCGTCAGGGCCATACCACCCGAGGAGGTCAGTTTGAGGCTACTGAAGTCAAGATTGCAGAATTCCTCGTTGTTGCAGAGCGCAACAAACAGCGTATTCAGACCAAGGAACGCCGTGAACTTGTGGTTTTTGAGCTCTTTCACGAACCCCGGAATGTCACGGGGATTCGGGATCAGCACATTGTGCGCGCCCGCTTCCAGCATGATGCCGCAGTTCAACGTGAAGGAGTAAATGTGGTAGAGCGGCAGAGGCGCAATCACTACCTCCTGACCCTCGACAACGATGTCCCCCATCATTGGGCGGGTCTGCAGCAGGTTCGCCACCAGGTTGCCGTGGGTCAGCATGGCGCCCTTGGCGACACCGGTGGTTCCCCCCGTGTACTGGAGCACGGCAATATCGTCTTTCTTGCACTCTACCGGTGTGAACTTTTCACGGGCACCCGCGCTGAGTACCGCCGGCAGCTTGTGAGCACCGGGGATATTGAACGGCGGCACCATCTTTTTCACGTGCTTGATGACTGTGTTCATCAAGGTGCGCTTGATCGGCGAATGCATGTCGGCGATCTCGGTGATGATCACGTGCTCAACACCGGTGTGAGGCAGAACTTTCTCGGCATTCTCGGCCATGTTGGCAAGCACCACCAATGCCTTGGCGCCGGAATCGTTAAACTGGTGCTCCATTTCCCGGGTGGTGTACAGCGGGTTGGTATTCACCACAATCAAGCCCGCCCGCATGGCGCCGAAAACAACCACAGGATACTGGCTTACGTTGGGCATCTGGACGGCGATACGATCACCAGGCTTCAGGTCGGTCTTGTTCTGCAGCCAGGCGGCGAAGTTACGGCTCTGGGTGTCCAGGTCACGGTATGTGAGAGTCGC is a genomic window of Marinobacter sp. F4206 containing:
- a CDS encoding AMP-binding protein; amino-acid sequence: MDLEQFYQDKYPAGVPREVDLNKYSSMVEVFEQSVKKYADRPAFSAVGATLTYRDLDTQSRNFAAWLQNKTDLKPGDRIAVQMPNVSQYPVVVFGAMRAGLIVVNTNPLYTTREMEHQFNDSGAKALVVLANMAENAEKVLPHTGVEHVIITEIADMHSPIKRTLMNTVIKHVKKMVPPFNIPGAHKLPAVLSAGAREKFTPVECKKDDIAVLQYTGGTTGVAKGAMLTHGNLVANLLQTRPMMGDIVVEGQEVVIAPLPLYHIYSFTLNCGIMLEAGAHNVLIPNPRDIPGFVKELKNHKFTAFLGLNTLFVALCNNEEFCNLDFSSLKLTSSGGMALTSDTAKMWERVTGCEISEGYGMTETSPVVTFNPHVAIQLGTIGLPIPSTMIKTIDDDGNETPLGEPGELCVKGPQVMRGYWQRPEDTQKSFTEDGYLKTGDVALIQEDGYIRIVDRKKDMIIVSGFNVFPNEIEDVVSSHPKVVECAAVGIPDSKSGEAVKVFLVPTAEGVTENELKEFCRERLTAYKVPKHYEFREELPKTNVGKILRRELRDEANS